The Coffea arabica cultivar ET-39 chromosome 1e, Coffea Arabica ET-39 HiFi, whole genome shotgun sequence genome has a window encoding:
- the LOC113693905 gene encoding agamous-like MADS-box protein AGL61 — protein MAKKLTRGRQKVPVAKMEMMNNLPVTFSKRRNGLFKKASELCTLTEAEIALAVLSRGQKAYSFGNLSFESVVHKYLGRNPAPSMHAIEKHLKAERRRGEIFDRRIKEGQHKYWWQVPIRELNLVQLQKLQEALEDMKKKIENELHKRQIEATNICQYLTKRSNSASGPNEFSPFGAIAVDHLATTILNARAPVTGGSNISQGNKPSCFYKFL, from the exons ATGGCGAAAAAGTTGACAAGGGGTAGGCAAAAGGTTCCTGTAGCGAAAATGGAAATGATGAACAACCTACCGGTTACCTTCTCGAAACGTCGCAATGGCCTTTTCAAAAAGGCCAGTGAACTTTGCACACTTACTGAAGCAGAAATTGCTTTGGCGGTGCTCTCTCGAGGACAGAAGGCTTACTCCTTTGGCAATTTATCTTTTGAATCTGTCGTTCATAAGTACCTTGGAAGAAACCCTGCACCCAGCATGCATG CCATTGAAAAACACTTGAAAGCTGAGAGAAGACGCGGTGAAATCTTTGATCGGAGGATAAAAGAGGGCCAACATAAGTATTGGTGGCAGGTTCCAATTAGGGAGCTGAATTTAGTGCAACTTCAAAAGTTGCAGGAGGCACTGGAAGACATGAAGAAGAAGATTGAGAATGAATTGCATAAGCGCCAAATTGAGGCAACAAATATATGTCAATACTTGACCAAAAGGAGTAATTCGGCATCTGGCCCTAATGAATTTTCCCCATTTGGTGCTATAGCAGTTGACCATCTTGCAACAACTATTTTAAATGCTAGGGCACCTGTAACTGGTGGTTCCAACATCTCTCAAGGAAACAAACCTAGCTGCTTTTACAAGTTTTTGTAA